Genomic window (Kangiella profundi):
TGGTTGTAGCTAGCTACAGACCAGGTCTTTTTGTTATGGGTCGGTTTTGCAGAATCCATAGTGAAGTGACAACCATCAGGTAATAAAAGTAGCGACCTATGATTAAGATTAAGAAAGGCCTGGACCTGCCAATTGAAGGGCAACCAGAGCAAACGATCTCAGCTGGTGCTACGGTAAAAACCGTCGCCATATTAGGCGAAGACTATGTTGGTATGAAGCCGACCATGCATGTGCAGGAAGGTGATGTAGTTAAGAAAGGCCAACTAATCTTCGAAGATAAGAAAACCCCCGGAGTAAAATACACTGCTCCAGCAGCTGGTACGATTAAAGCCATTAACCGTGGTAATAAACGTAAGCTGTTGTCAGTAGTGGTTGAAGTTGCCGAGCAAGAAGAAGCGGTTAGCTTTAATAAGTTTAGTCCTGAACAGCTATCTGGCTTGAGTCGCGAAGCGATTGTCGAGCAAATGGTTGAGTCAGGCATGTGGACTGCTCTTCGTAAACGCCCCTATTCAAAAGTTCCTGCAATCGATAGTGAGACTCAGGCCATTTTCGTTTCAGCCATGGATACTAATCCGCTAGCGGCTGACCCTGAAGTCATTATCAGCGAGCAGAATGAAGCCTTTAACTTTGGTTTGGATATTCTTGCTCAGCTATCCGGTGACAAGGTTTTTGTGGCGACTCGCCCTAATTCATCTCTTACCAAGAGCAGCAATGCCAAGGTTAAGTATGAAGAGTTCTCTGGCCCACATCCTGCAGGCTTAGTGGGTACTCACATTCATTTCTTATACCCGGCATCTATGAGCCGTCCTGTTTGGTACATTGGCTATCAGGATGTGATTGCTCTGGCTAAGCTATTTATTGATGGTGAGCTTCATACCGATCGTGTTATCGCGCTTGGCGGTACCATGATTAAGAATCCTCGCCTGATCCGCACCCGTATCGGTGCCAGCCTGGACGAGTTGTTAGCTGATGAAGAAAACGATGCTGATAACCGTCATATTTCAGGTTCGGTGTTGAGTGGCTTTAACGCTATTGATGCTCGCGCCTATCTTGGCCGTTACCACAATCAGGTCACTGTCATCCGCGAAGGTCGTGATAAAGAGTTCTTCGGCTGGGCGATGCCTGGTTCTGACAAGTTCTCAGTGACTCGTGCCTTCTTTGGTCATGTGTTCCGTAACAAGCGCTTCAACATGACGACTACTACAGGTGGTTCTGAGCGTTCGATTATGCCTATCGGTAACTATGAGCGTGTCATGCCTTTGGATATCCTGCCAACTCAGCTGTTACGCGCTATCGTGACTAATGACACTGTACTGGCACAGGAACTGGGTTGTCTGGAGCTGGACGAGGAAGATTTGGCCTTGTGTACTTATGTTTGCCCTGGCAAATACGAGTATGGCTCCATTCTTCGCGAAAATCTGACTAAGATTGAGAAAGAAGGATAAGAGAGGCTACCATGGGTTTAAAAAACTTTATTGAAAAAATCGAGCCGCATTTTGAGAAAGGCGGCAAGTGGGAAAAGTGGTATGCCTTGTACGAAGCTGCAGCTACCATTTTCTATACACCAGGTCACGTTGCCAAAGGTGG
Coding sequences:
- a CDS encoding Na(+)-translocating NADH-quinone reductase subunit A, with protein sequence MIKIKKGLDLPIEGQPEQTISAGATVKTVAILGEDYVGMKPTMHVQEGDVVKKGQLIFEDKKTPGVKYTAPAAGTIKAINRGNKRKLLSVVVEVAEQEEAVSFNKFSPEQLSGLSREAIVEQMVESGMWTALRKRPYSKVPAIDSETQAIFVSAMDTNPLAADPEVIISEQNEAFNFGLDILAQLSGDKVFVATRPNSSLTKSSNAKVKYEEFSGPHPAGLVGTHIHFLYPASMSRPVWYIGYQDVIALAKLFIDGELHTDRVIALGGTMIKNPRLIRTRIGASLDELLADEENDADNRHISGSVLSGFNAIDARAYLGRYHNQVTVIREGRDKEFFGWAMPGSDKFSVTRAFFGHVFRNKRFNMTTTTGGSERSIMPIGNYERVMPLDILPTQLLRAIVTNDTVLAQELGCLELDEEDLALCTYVCPGKYEYGSILRENLTKIEKEG